Proteins found in one Oncorhynchus keta strain PuntledgeMale-10-30-2019 chromosome 2, Oket_V2, whole genome shotgun sequence genomic segment:
- the LOC118361798 gene encoding synaptic vesicular amine transporter-like: protein MGRLDTLREFNLLSWMREERQSRKLTLVIVFIALLLDNMLLTVVVPIIPSYLYTVDDAAANMAKNHTTASPHTPSGTFHTIVSLYDNSVRVTSGGPMDSTPIPLDQAQEVSLSTSALTPHNSTEPDCPKADDQLLNENVKVGLLFASKATVQLITNPFIGPLTNRIGYQIPMFAGFCIMFLSTIMFAFSSSYTLLFLARSLQGVGSSCSSVAGMGMLASVYTDDEERGNAIGIALGGLAMGVLVGPPFGSIMYEFVGKTAPFLILAVLAVLDGALQLFILQPSKVEPESQKGSSLWSLIKDPYILIAAGSICFANMAIAMLEPALPIWMMETMCPRKWQLGVAFLPASISYLIGTNIFGVLAHKMGRWLCSLIGMVLVGVSILCVPFAKDIYGLILPNFGVGFAIGMVDSSMMPIMGYLVDLRHVSVYGTVYAIADVAFCLGFALGPSAGGAIAKNIGFPWLMTIIGVVDILFAPLCYFLRSPPGREEKMAILMDSNCSMKTRSYSTQGNTEYEEMETEYDEY from the exons ATGGGAAGATTAGACACTCTGAGAGAATTTAATTTATTGTCATggatgagagaggaaagacaaTCGAGGAAGTTGACCCTGGTCATCGTTTTCATCGCCTTGCTGCTGGATAATATGCTTCTAACGGTGGTCG TCCCCATCATCCCCAGCTACCTATACACAGTTGATGATGCAGCAGCCAACATGGCCAAGAATCACACCACGGCCTCCCCACACACCCCTTCTGGAACCTTCCATACCATCGTGTCCCTCTATGACAACTCTGTCAGGGTAACCAGCGGGGGCCCAATGGACTCCACACCCATACCCTTGGATCAGGCGCAGGAGGTCTCTCTTTCCACCTCGGCTCTCACACCCCACAACTCCACAGAGCCTGACTGCCCCAAAGCAGATGACCAGCTTCTCAATGAGAATGTGAAAGTGGGGCTACTTTTTGCCTCCAAGGCCACCGTACAGCTCATCACCAACCCCTTTATTGGGCCTCTCACCAACAG AATAGGATACCAGATCCCCATGTTTGCCGGGTTCTGTATTATGTTCCTGTCAACCATTA TGTTCGCCTTCTCATCGAGCTACACTCTGCTGTTTCTGGCCAGATCCCTGCAGGGTGtgggctcctcctgctcctctgtgGCTG GGATGGGGATGCTTGCCAGTGTGTACACAGATGACGAGGAGAGGGGAAATGCCATCGGGATAGCACTGGGTGGTCTGGCCATGGGCGTGCTGG TGGGCCCACCATTCGGCAGCATCATGTATGAGTTTGTGGGGAAAACGGCACCTTTCCTCATTCTGGCTGTTCTGGCTGTGCTGGATGGAG CATTGCAACTGTTCATTCTCCAGCCCTCAAAGGTGGAACCAGAG AGCCAGAAAGGGTCCTCACTTTGGAGCCTTATTAAAGATCCATACATACTCATTGCTGCAG GatccatttgttttgcaaacatGGCCATTGCAATGTTAGAACCAGCGTTGCCTATTTGGATGATGGAGACCATGTGTCCAAGGAAATGGCAGCTAG GCGTTGCCTTTTTGCCAGCCAGCATCTCCTACCTGATTGGAACGAACATCTTTGGCGTCCTCGCGCACAAGatggggag ATGGCTGTGCTCTCTCATCGGGATGGTCCTCGTGGGGGTTAGCATCCTCTGT GTCCCTTTCGCCAAGGACATCTATGGACTGATACTTCCGAATTTTGGTGTTGGTTTTGCAATTG GCATGGTGGATTCCTCCATGATGCCAATCATGGGATATTTGGTGGACCTGAGACATGTGTCAGTCTATGGCACTGTGTATGCCATTGCTGATGTGGCTTTCTGTTTGGGCTTTGCTTTAG GTCCGTCCGCTGGAGGCGCCATAGCGAAGAACATTGGGTTCCCCTGGCTCATGACCATCATCGGTGTCGTGGACATCCTCTTCGCTCCCCTCTGCTACTTCCTCAGGAGTCCTCCTGGGAGGGAAGAGAAAATG